The following proteins are co-located in the Flavobacterium sp. CECT 9288 genome:
- a CDS encoding AMP-binding protein, with protein sequence MTTTVTYQNVHNLFKLNGFHLDRDDLCRVAYSFIKEGETYEKAVGDFILDWFDSKPYLMLNTSGTTGKPKLIRIEKQAMVNSALATGDFFDLNPGDKALHCLSTQFIAGKMMFVRGFILGLDLDFVAPSAEPLLRNTKKYDFVAMVPLQAQNSIKALQNVKKMIVGGAKMDKVLENELSKVSTKVYETYGMTETITHIAAKKVSEDFFSVLPNIKISQDDRNCLVIDAPLISNESIVTNDLVEINDDNQFVFLGRVDNVINSGGIKLIPEKIEQKLSAKIKERFFVSSIKDPELGEKLILVIEGENQLLPDDFFDELDKYEKPKAVFYVPKFLETENGKLRRADIVNTL encoded by the coding sequence ATGACCACTACCGTAACCTACCAAAACGTGCATAACTTGTTTAAATTAAATGGTTTTCACCTTGATCGTGATGATTTATGCAGAGTTGCATATAGTTTTATCAAAGAAGGCGAGACGTATGAAAAAGCAGTAGGAGATTTTATTTTAGATTGGTTTGATTCTAAACCTTATCTTATGCTCAATACCTCTGGAACTACTGGAAAACCGAAGCTTATTCGTATTGAGAAACAAGCCATGGTAAATTCGGCTTTAGCTACTGGAGATTTTTTTGATTTGAATCCAGGAGACAAAGCTTTACATTGTTTGTCTACACAGTTTATAGCAGGTAAAATGATGTTTGTTCGAGGTTTTATTTTAGGTCTTGATCTTGATTTTGTTGCTCCAAGCGCAGAACCACTTCTAAGAAATACCAAAAAATATGATTTTGTAGCTATGGTTCCTCTGCAAGCTCAAAATTCAATAAAGGCATTGCAGAATGTGAAAAAAATGATTGTTGGTGGTGCAAAAATGGACAAGGTTCTTGAAAATGAGTTGTCAAAAGTTTCCACAAAAGTGTATGAAACCTATGGCATGACTGAGACAATTACTCATATAGCAGCTAAAAAAGTTAGTGAAGATTTCTTTTCGGTATTACCAAACATTAAAATCTCCCAAGATGACCGAAATTGCTTGGTGATTGATGCACCTTTAATTTCTAATGAATCGATTGTTACGAATGATTTGGTAGAAATTAATGATGACAATCAATTTGTTTTCTTAGGTAGAGTAGATAATGTAATTAATAGTGGCGGAATAAAATTGATTCCTGAAAAAATTGAACAAAAACTATCTGCTAAAATAAAGGAAAGATTTTTTGTCTCCAGTATTAAAGATCCTGAACTTGGAGAGAAATTAATTTTAGTTATAGAAGGAGAAAATCAGTTGTTGCCCGATGATTTTTTTGATGAATTAGACAAATATGAAAAACCTAAAGCTGTTTTTTATGTCCCAAAATTTTTAGAAACAGAAAATGGTAAATTAAGACGAGCTGACATTGTAAATACTTTATAA